One Salvelinus fontinalis isolate EN_2023a unplaced genomic scaffold, ASM2944872v1 scaffold_0056, whole genome shotgun sequence DNA segment encodes these proteins:
- the LOC129842613 gene encoding CD209 antigen-like protein A isoform X2 encodes MMKEERFDNPIYSSCNGPTGFTEVDRESLPTPCNRTHLSGSTCLRRHHILLLCVIVVGCTVAVISLFAQKHNEIAQRQQSNNETCLAEREEIKSLKSENYRVLLNMILKQEGWKHINSSLYYISTEMKSWDESRPYCQRKGLDLVTINSEEEQAFLLEVVSAKKLEGVWIDLSPSNTKETSTRVKRGVGSESTM; translated from the exons ATGATGAAAGAGGAGAGGTTTGATAATCCCATTTACAGCAGCTGCAATGGTCCAACGGGCTTCACCGAAGTAGACCGGGAATCCTTACCGACACCGTGCAACCGAACTCACCTCTCAG GTTCTACATGCTTAAGAAGACACCACATACTACTGCTGTGTGTGATCGTAGTGGGGTGTACTGTGGCTGTCATAAGTCTGTTTGCCCAGAAACACAATGAAATTGCACAGAGACAGCAGTCAAATAATGAAACCTGTttggcagagagagaagagatcaaGTCTCTGAAATCAGAGAACTACCGCGTTCTACTAAATATGATTTTAAAGCAGG AAGGATGGAAGCATATAAACTCCAGTCTGTACTACATCTCTACTGAGATGAAGTCCTGGGATGAGAGCAGACCTTACTGCCAAAGGAAGGGATTGGACCTGGTGACCATAAACAGCGAAGAGGAACAG GCCTTTCTCCTTGAAGTGGTCAGTGCAAAGAAATTGGAGGGAGTCTGGATTGATTTGTCTCCTAGCAACACAAAGGAGACGTCAACACG GGTGAAGAGAGGTGTGGGGTCAGAATCCACAATGTGA
- the LOC129842613 gene encoding C-type lectin domain family 4 member F-like isoform X1 — translation MMKEERFDNPIYSSCNGPTGFTEVDRESLPTPCNRTHLSGSTCLRRHHILLLCVIVVGCTVAVISLFAQKHNEIAQRQQSNNETCLAEREEIKSLKSENYRVLLNMILKQEGWKHINSSLYYISTEMKSWDESRPYCQRKGLDLVTINSEEEQAFLLEVVSAKKLEGVWIDLSPSNTKETSTRVKRGVGSEGGQEEDCAKLTVYETPAVKEVTGRQCGTQKYCICEKYLMSNTM, via the exons ATGATGAAAGAGGAGAGGTTTGATAATCCCATTTACAGCAGCTGCAATGGTCCAACGGGCTTCACCGAAGTAGACCGGGAATCCTTACCGACACCGTGCAACCGAACTCACCTCTCAG GTTCTACATGCTTAAGAAGACACCACATACTACTGCTGTGTGTGATCGTAGTGGGGTGTACTGTGGCTGTCATAAGTCTGTTTGCCCAGAAACACAATGAAATTGCACAGAGACAGCAGTCAAATAATGAAACCTGTttggcagagagagaagagatcaaGTCTCTGAAATCAGAGAACTACCGCGTTCTACTAAATATGATTTTAAAGCAGG AAGGATGGAAGCATATAAACTCCAGTCTGTACTACATCTCTACTGAGATGAAGTCCTGGGATGAGAGCAGACCTTACTGCCAAAGGAAGGGATTGGACCTGGTGACCATAAACAGCGAAGAGGAACAG GCCTTTCTCCTTGAAGTGGTCAGTGCAAAGAAATTGGAGGGAGTCTGGATTGATTTGTCTCCTAGCAACACAAAGGAGACGTCAACACG GGTGAAGAGAGGTGTGGGGTCAGAAGGCGGTCAGGAAGAGGACTGTGCTAAGCTTACGGTCTATGAGACACCTGCAGTGAAAGAAGTAACTGGTCGACAATGTGGCACACAAAAATACTGTATTTGTGAAAAATACCTGATGTCAAATACCATGTAA